The following are from one region of the Paenibacillus bovis genome:
- a CDS encoding extracellular solute-binding protein, which produces MKTDKELTPDTLIPNAILYWDKDKVAGIKVTEEAFGLYYNADMFKEAGLPLPPTQAEQAWTWDQFLDTAKKLTIDNNGNNATSPAFDPSNVKQYGVRFDTWMWHLMVPSNGASVISEKKDKLNLEDPQMIEAVQKMADLITVHHVAPSPTQSKNIPAPAVALQSRKVAMDLDGQWVQLDLGQSGMNYGVGVLPKLKESKTTLFGEPEVISATTKHPKEAWMFYKFLLDAKSGLEMHASGLWMPVTKQWYTDPALIQQWATVKPGHPEGYTDAIMKQTLNNGVNSYEYYLKNSEKISAIINPALDQVWLGKKTVQQAFSEVSAKANAEFKGTYPEE; this is translated from the coding sequence TTGAAAACCGATAAGGAATTGACGCCTGACACGCTGATTCCCAATGCTATTCTCTACTGGGATAAAGACAAGGTCGCTGGCATCAAAGTGACCGAGGAAGCATTTGGCCTTTATTACAATGCGGATATGTTCAAGGAAGCCGGTCTGCCACTGCCACCGACCCAGGCAGAACAGGCATGGACATGGGATCAATTCCTGGATACTGCCAAAAAGCTGACAATCGATAACAATGGCAATAATGCGACCAGCCCGGCTTTTGATCCATCCAATGTCAAGCAGTACGGCGTACGCTTTGATACATGGATGTGGCATCTCATGGTACCGTCCAACGGTGCAAGTGTTATTTCCGAGAAAAAGGACAAGCTGAATCTGGAAGATCCGCAGATGATCGAGGCAGTCCAGAAAATGGCCGATCTGATCACCGTCCACCATGTGGCACCGTCACCAACCCAGTCCAAAAATATCCCTGCACCGGCTGTTGCCCTGCAAAGCCGTAAAGTAGCCATGGATCTGGATGGACAATGGGTACAGCTGGATCTTGGACAGTCGGGTATGAATTACGGAGTCGGCGTACTGCCCAAACTCAAAGAAAGCAAAACGACGCTGTTCGGTGAACCCGAAGTAATCTCGGCTACTACGAAGCACCCCAAAGAAGCATGGATGTTCTATAAATTCCTGCTTGATGCCAAAAGCGGTCTGGAGATGCATGCCAGCGGTCTATGGATGCCGGTTACCAAACAGTGGTACACCGATCCGGCTCTGATTCAGCAGTGGGCAACAGTCAAGCCGGGACATCCCGAAGGTTATACCGATGCAATTATGAAGCAGACGCTGAATAATGGCGTGAACTCATACGAATACTATCTAAAAAATTCGGAGAAAATCAGTGCCATCATTAACCCTGCTCTTGATCAGGTATGGCTGGGCAAAAAAACGGTTCAGCAGGCATTCAGCGAAGTCTCTGCCAAAGCCAACGCGGAATTTAAAGGAACCTACCCGGAAGAATAA
- a CDS encoding carbohydrate ABC transporter permease, translating into MTTFAFRWQRVLLYAVLIIGSLLCLFPFYWLVRSSMMDLAQIFEMPPKWIPEPFVWRNFIEPFEQLPFGRYFLNTLIIVVGTLIGTLLSSTIAAYSFSRMKWVGRDKVFAILLTSMMLPFAVTLIPTFIGWQSLGLINSYAPLIVPAFFGGGVFNIFLLRQFYMTLPRELDEAVFVDGGNHFTIFTRIILPLSRSAVLVIGLFTFLNTWNDFMGPLVYLNDESKFTLAIGLQQFQGMYTAQWGVLMAASLIIVLPAILLFVIFQRYLIEGIALTGIKG; encoded by the coding sequence ATGACGACATTCGCATTTCGATGGCAACGGGTACTGCTATATGCTGTGCTGATTATTGGCTCACTGCTATGTTTGTTTCCCTTTTACTGGCTCGTACGAAGCTCGATGATGGATTTGGCACAGATTTTTGAAATGCCGCCCAAATGGATTCCCGAACCCTTCGTATGGCGCAACTTTATCGAACCGTTCGAGCAGCTGCCGTTTGGACGTTACTTTTTGAATACGCTGATTATTGTAGTAGGTACGCTGATCGGTACACTGCTATCAAGTACGATTGCTGCCTACAGCTTTTCCAGGATGAAATGGGTTGGCCGTGACAAAGTATTTGCTATCCTGCTGACCAGCATGATGCTGCCGTTTGCCGTCACGCTGATTCCTACATTTATCGGCTGGCAGTCGCTTGGTCTGATCAATTCGTATGCACCGCTGATTGTGCCGGCTTTTTTTGGCGGAGGTGTATTTAATATTTTTCTGCTGCGTCAATTTTATATGACACTGCCACGCGAGCTGGATGAAGCGGTATTTGTCGATGGAGGCAATCATTTTACTATTTTTACTCGAATTATTCTGCCATTGTCTCGTTCGGCAGTACTCGTTATTGGATTGTTTACTTTTCTCAATACGTGGAATGACTTTATGGGTCCGCTCGTGTATCTGAATGATGAGAGCAAGTTTACACTGGCTATCGGTCTGCAGCAATTTCAGGGTATGTACACCGCCCAGTGGGGCGTGCTGATGGCAGCTTCCCTGATTATTGTTCTGCCTGCAATCCTGCTGTTCGTGATTTTCCAGCGCTATCTGATCGAAGGCATCGCCCTGACAGGAATCAAAGGATAA
- a CDS encoding glycoside hydrolase family 127 protein, which yields MEKSKELLQTISPKEVHIQDEFWSGYNKLVREVVIPYQYDALHDRIADAEPSHAIKNFEIAAGRSEGEFHGFVFQDTDVAKWIEAVGYSLMTHPDPELERITDEVIQLVSEAQGEDGYLNTYFTIKEPDKRWTNLADCHELYTAGHMIEAGVAYYQATGKRQLLDVVCRLADYIDTVFGPEEGKLRGYDGHQEIELALVKLYRLTGEEKYLRLSQFFIDERGQQPNFLKQEWENRDRINFFVGKTDRIDLAYSQAHVPVREQKVAVGHAVRAVYMYTAMADLAGQTGDESLYEACKTLWNNIVHKQMYVTGGIGSTHHGEAFTIDYDLPNDTVYSETCAAVGMVFFAHRMLQIQPRGEYADVLERALYNTVTGGMSQDGKHYFYVNPLEVWPAACHHNPDKHHVKPVRQKWFGCSCCPPNVARLITSLGQYIYSSDEDTIYTHLYVGASADLPIGGRNVRIQQETGYPWNGASRFTFTLEKPQSFTLALRLPGWCKQAALTINGETVQYASLLRDGYVYIQREWSDDDVVEWNVEMDVQVIHANPKLRATAGKVALQRGPLVYCLEQADNGELIAALQIETDQPMTARFDETLLGGCTIIEGSAIREQEQNWGEALYQDHAPEQTRQSFTAIPYFMWGNRGEGDMAVWIRKA from the coding sequence ATGGAGAAATCAAAAGAATTGCTGCAAACAATTAGTCCCAAGGAAGTTCATATTCAGGACGAATTCTGGTCAGGCTATAACAAGCTTGTTCGTGAAGTCGTTATTCCTTATCAGTATGATGCACTGCATGATCGTATTGCCGATGCTGAACCCAGCCATGCGATCAAGAACTTTGAGATTGCTGCCGGGCGTTCAGAAGGGGAGTTTCATGGATTCGTATTCCAGGATACGGATGTCGCCAAATGGATCGAAGCAGTCGGCTATTCCCTGATGACTCACCCTGATCCCGAGCTGGAACGCATTACCGATGAAGTTATCCAGCTCGTATCGGAAGCACAGGGTGAAGATGGTTATCTGAATACTTATTTCACTATCAAAGAGCCGGACAAGCGCTGGACCAATCTGGCAGATTGTCACGAGCTGTACACGGCAGGTCATATGATCGAAGCCGGAGTAGCGTATTATCAGGCAACAGGCAAGCGTCAGCTACTCGATGTGGTATGCCGCCTGGCTGATTACATAGATACGGTATTCGGCCCCGAAGAAGGGAAACTGCGCGGCTATGATGGTCACCAGGAGATTGAGCTGGCACTGGTGAAGCTGTACCGGTTAACCGGAGAAGAGAAGTACCTGCGTCTGAGCCAGTTCTTTATTGATGAGCGTGGTCAGCAGCCGAATTTCCTGAAGCAGGAATGGGAAAATCGGGATCGAATCAATTTCTTTGTGGGTAAAACAGACCGTATCGATCTGGCCTATAGTCAGGCTCATGTACCGGTTCGTGAACAGAAAGTCGCTGTCGGTCATGCCGTTCGTGCAGTCTATATGTATACAGCGATGGCCGATCTGGCTGGACAGACCGGAGACGAGAGTCTCTATGAAGCCTGCAAAACGCTGTGGAATAATATCGTGCACAAGCAAATGTACGTTACCGGCGGTATTGGGTCCACGCATCATGGCGAAGCTTTTACGATAGATTATGATCTGCCAAATGATACCGTCTATTCGGAGACTTGTGCTGCAGTAGGTATGGTGTTTTTTGCCCACCGGATGCTGCAGATTCAGCCAAGAGGCGAATATGCGGATGTACTGGAGCGGGCGCTGTACAACACGGTAACCGGAGGTATGTCCCAGGACGGCAAGCATTATTTCTACGTCAATCCGCTGGAAGTCTGGCCGGCAGCCTGCCATCATAACCCGGACAAACACCATGTGAAGCCGGTACGCCAGAAATGGTTTGGCTGCTCATGCTGTCCTCCGAATGTGGCTCGCCTGATCACGTCACTGGGTCAGTATATTTACAGCAGCGATGAAGATACGATCTATACGCATCTGTATGTTGGTGCATCGGCTGATCTGCCGATCGGCGGCCGCAATGTACGGATTCAGCAGGAGACTGGCTATCCATGGAACGGTGCTTCTCGCTTTACCTTTACCCTCGAAAAGCCGCAGTCCTTTACACTGGCTCTGCGTCTGCCAGGCTGGTGCAAGCAAGCAGCCCTGACGATTAATGGAGAGACGGTGCAGTATGCTTCCCTGCTGCGCGATGGTTATGTCTATATTCAGCGTGAATGGTCTGACGATGATGTAGTCGAGTGGAATGTGGAAATGGATGTACAAGTGATCCATGCCAATCCCAAACTGCGCGCTACCGCAGGCAAAGTAGCCCTGCAGCGCGGCCCGCTTGTCTACTGCCTGGAACAGGCCGATAACGGTGAACTGATCGCTGCTCTGCAGATCGAGACCGATCAACCGATGACGGCCCGCTTTGACGAAACGCTGCTGGGTGGATGTACGATCATCGAAGGAAGCGCGATTCGTGAGCAGGAGCAGAATTGGGGAGAAGCACTCTATCAGGATCATGCCCCGGAACAAACCCGTCAATCGTTTACCGCTATCCCTTACTTTATGTGGGGCAATCGCGGCGAGGGTGATATGGCCGTCTGGATTCGTAAAGCGTAA
- a CDS encoding universal stress protein, with protein MAISHVLVPYDGSMHSQKALERGAALAQSLQAELEILYVDSATVDELRQPLIMTSSELEIYFDHKEDEIRRNLREMISKIPDARTVILYGSAAKGIVEYAQQSQPDLIVMGSRGLSTMSEMVLGSVSRYVTQRAQAPVMIIK; from the coding sequence ATGGCGATCTCGCATGTTCTTGTCCCTTATGATGGTTCCATGCATTCCCAGAAAGCATTAGAGCGTGGAGCTGCGCTTGCTCAGAGTCTGCAAGCCGAACTGGAAATTCTGTACGTGGATTCAGCGACCGTAGATGAGCTGCGTCAACCTCTCATTATGACCTCCAGCGAACTGGAGATTTATTTTGACCACAAAGAAGACGAGATCCGGCGTAATCTGCGTGAGATGATCTCCAAAATTCCCGATGCCCGCACTGTGATTCTATACGGCAGTGCAGCCAAAGGAATCGTAGAATATGCACAGCAGTCCCAGCCTGATCTAATCGTTATGGGTAGCCGCGGTCTGAGTACCATGAGTGAGATGGTATTGGGCAGTGTGAGCCGTTATGTAACGCAGCGCGCACAGGCTCCGGTTATGATCATCAAATAA
- a CDS encoding YolD-like family protein, which produces MAKAKVAKRPTRDEFVLEEMGNQLTEAYREKSEIVLTVWGWEDTVRGQIVNMDSRTGKVHVQQVEDLYKIPFMDIMQVNYPRD; this is translated from the coding sequence TTGGCTAAAGCAAAAGTGGCCAAGCGTCCAACACGCGATGAATTTGTTCTGGAAGAAATGGGTAATCAACTCACTGAAGCGTACCGTGAAAAGTCAGAGATCGTTCTAACCGTATGGGGTTGGGAAGATACAGTACGCGGTCAGATTGTAAATATGGACTCACGTACAGGCAAAGTGCATGTGCAGCAGGTAGAAGATTTATACAAGATTCCTTTTATGGATATTATGCAGGTCAATTATCCGAGGGATTAA
- a CDS encoding MarR family winged helix-turn-helix transcriptional regulator has translation MPFDQEQSPLGLLLSRTYLLYRKKAAQRLQPYDITPEQFGILHQLSRHGGISQKELAQVHERDQTSIGKTLERLENKQLIVRQVDPNDRRAVNVHLTTKGIEVLEQVTPTMRGIETEINELLTNEGSDQFIEAINKIYKSLSG, from the coding sequence ATGCCTTTTGATCAGGAACAAAGTCCTCTGGGACTGTTATTGTCCCGAACGTATCTGTTATATCGCAAAAAAGCAGCCCAACGTCTGCAGCCTTATGATATTACCCCGGAACAATTTGGTATATTGCATCAACTGAGCAGACATGGTGGGATATCCCAGAAAGAGCTGGCTCAAGTGCATGAACGTGATCAGACCAGCATCGGCAAAACGCTGGAACGTTTGGAGAACAAGCAGCTTATTGTGCGGCAGGTCGATCCCAATGATCGTCGTGCAGTCAATGTGCATTTGACGACCAAAGGTATTGAAGTATTGGAGCAGGTCACTCCGACCATGCGCGGAATCGAGACCGAGATCAATGAACTGCTCACAAATGAAGGCAGTGACCAATTTATCGAAGCCATCAACAAAATATACAAAAGTCTGTCCGGCTGA